The stretch of DNA CTTAGAGGTGAgcattttgacatattttctcaTAACCTACAGGTGTGGTACAGTAGACGTTATGTTTGAATGATTCAACTCTGCAACTTGCACATTCTGCACAAGCCCTGTTGGAAAAAATACTCCAAACTACTTCTGTACAACTTTAATGTTACTGACCGAATTGAAGCCCAAGCAATGCCTGTATTGATTATTTGGGAGTTACTGAAAATAACCCACATAGTTGAAGTGTACCTAACTAATACAAATATAAAGTTAATGCCATAGTAATTATGATCATTGAAGAAAGTCTCAGAATTTAAGTGATTGTAAAAGTAGAACTGGTGTTGCTTTATAATTATTGAGGTTAAACAGAATCCTTTGCTGGTTGTATTTATCTGTTTGTACTGCATTCCTAAACTGAGAAAGCTAATGTGTATCTCTTCTCCTATTCAGGTGGCACCAGACTTTTTTGAATATTTCCAAGCCCTGTATCCCATTTTACGCTCTGACCCCACACTATGGTGTGTTTCTGCTTGGAATGATAATGGCAGAGACGCTTTGGTTGATCCTTCCAAAGCTGAGCTCCTTTACAGAACAGACTTCTTTCCTGGTCTGGGCTGGATGCTGCTGAAGGAGTTGTGGGATGAACTAGAACCAAAATGGCCTTCAGCCTTCTGGGATGACTGGATGCGTCAACCTGAACAGCGCAAAAACCGCTCCTGTATAAGACCGGAAATCTCCCGGACTATTACCTTTGGCAGGAAAGGGGTCAGTTTAGGTCAATTCTTTGACCAATACCTGCGCTATATTAGGCTAAACACTGAGTTTGTGCCTTTCACCAAACaggatttgtcttttttgctAAAGGAGAAGTACGATGAAATCTTTGTTCAAGAGGTTTATAGTGCCACCTTGGTGAAGATTGAAGATCTTCAGCACGGGGGTAATTTAAAAGGACCTGGACCGTACAGGGTGCAGTACTCCAGCAGAGATAGTTTTAAAGTCTTTGCTCGAAATTTGGGGGTGATGGATGACTTAAAATCTGGAGTTCCTCGCACAGGTTACAGAGGAGTAGTCAGCTTCTTACACCGTGGCCGAAGGGTCTTCTTGGCCCCACCAGAGGGCTGGACGCAGTATGACGTCAGCTGGAGCTGAGAGTCGCCCAAAGTGTACAGTAAATTTTATTAAAGACTAATGCTCTCTGAGACCAAAGAATATTTGACACATTGAGGGCAACACAAATGGGACTGCTCATCAATGAAATAAGGTAGTGGTGATCCTTTTCAATAAGGGAAAAcctttaggggaaaaaaactaaactggtTTAAAAACACTTACTGGCAATGTGCCTTGCTTTTTGGaccctgtttgtttttgtgttccgTTCTAAATGGGAACTTCAGCAAGACTTACCAATATTATTTGCAGTAGTTGCAGGTAGAAGGAAGAAGTCAGCGCAAATAATTCTTGATGTGGAAAGAGACACGAGAGGTAAACTTAAAGGTCAGCAtttggaaaaggaaaatatctgaaatgacttctatttttctcatttttcttcttgaCAGAATGATCCAATTAAGACTCTGTTACTTCAGGAGTCCTTGATACTAACTAtaattgtaaattttttttatttaaaatcaaatggaGTAACTCAGCAAGGTTTTAGGttataaaaaaattcagtgttgAGCAAAgctatttttccttttgaagtCCACTAGTTTACACTACTTATATCCAGACATAAAGGAATGTGTTAAAGAAGCAGTAACACTAATCACATCTAGCAGCAGTAAATTGGGACTAAAAATACTCAACAGGCCTATATTGCACTCTTCTGGAATTCTACACACGAGGCAAGTAGTACTTTAAAATGCAACTATTGAAAACACAAAGGCATAGCCTTTGATGAATATGTCTCACCAAAATTGTGTTAATTTGCTCAGATTCCAGTATGAAAACAACACTGTAATATAAAGTATCTGATCCTATTTCAGGCCTACACATTCATATATTGAGCTAGTGAGTAGTTCCAAATGAAGACCTATTTTTCAAATGGACATTGTCTCAGCCTGTTACCAGTTTCTACAGGAGACAGATAACACCTTCATTCAAATCAGGTAGGTTGAAGCAGGAAGATCCAGGACCAGGGGTTCTGCCAGCCCCTGAGAATCAGCCCTGATTCTTAGCACAAACTCCCAAATAtttatcaaatgttttcctgcttcaacAAGCATGACTTTAGTTGGTGATGGAGACTTCTTTAAGATCTGATGACAAGCTTGTTTTGATACATTTGCGTTGGAGCTGGCaaacttaaaaaacacaaaggacaCTAATGCGGTAACCTAAGCAGTAGTGTTGAGAACTACTGGAATAGATACTTATGCCATAAAAAttacaaggattttttttttcaaatgtatttcaCTCGACCAGCAGCAAGTGAAAGGATGTTCTTGGTGCAGTGATAATCTATTTCAAACCACTGAGATGGATCATTAGGAATTATTTGTTGAAATGAAATACCATATTAGATCAGGAGTGTGTCActggatgaataaatgaaatgagGTGCTGGAAATAAGTTTTTAAGTTAATGTcctgatacattttttaaaactgcacaTGAGACTGAACCAAGCTGGATCAGATCATCCTGATGATGTACATCCTGAGGCCCCGGAATGGGATGAATTTTAACAATGACATCTAAACTCtggtttttgctgttttaggtTCCATGTAAATCCAACAAATGTTATGTTTGTCCTACAGCAAACTGGATATTATTATCACTGTACTGTAATAAACTTTGGGTTATTAGAATACCATTTCTGTACGGTGATGTGAAAAACCACTGCCGGAACTGTTTATAACTTTATTacagaataaattaaatcaaatattttgatatttgtgTGCTTACTGAAGAAGTCTCATCTAATTAATATTACTGAActtaatgttctgtttttgtcatattCATATGTTGTCAcggtgaaaaaaacaaaagatcagACTGATTTATTCCACATAAATGCAGATGAGCAGAAGCTTACTTTCATGCAGTCAGAGCAAAACTAGCAGGGAGTTActtaacttttaaaacagatttttcaataattttgctgatgaatgggaggttttAGATTgagtagtgatttgtccagatttctctttttttatcagttGTTTGGTAACTTGTGGCTagtggttggttggatggagcCATTTATTATCCAACTGTGTTTGCtgtatttactgtttttaatcatattaataACAGAAACTACCCAAGTGACCCTtgtcaaaagtttacaaaaccagttgttttctctttttttctcttagtGCATGTCAGCTTAATGTCACACGCAGacctgttgccatggcaaccgacAAACAACAGATCCAGGTGCCTACAGAGCAGAGATTACGTTCAAGTGTAtcagaaattaatattaaaaaacacaaaaacatttcccacacctAAAGTACATAAACATACACTCAAAGAATTCACTCCtttacaattttatgttttttgaattttcagacttaatgtttattttgtaaagtgatAGCCTGAACACTAGTGGTGGTTGGTTATCTAATAAACACCTGCTCTAATgataaaatgtcagaaagtAAATGTGTGGGTCGCCTTATATTTTGTGttaactgaaccgaaacacacCAAACTGTGACACAGGtattaaggttgtcaaagtagTTAAGCCACTGAGGAGTAGTTAGCCTACTCCCCACtttctttatacatttttttaagttaaaactttttcctgacctgtgaaatgtggATCTCTTGGACCTTACCTTGCTGTCATAGCGTTGACAGTTAATAGTAAAACATTGTGTccctttttcagattctttgcttGTGCCATTTTCCAGGTTGCCGATATTCCCAAAGCAATAGTGCATGTGGCGCTGGCGCACTGCTGCACACAATAAGTCACTAATATAGATCACTCAGTGAACTTgccatttacattttacaaaggaattttaaaaagtggtcGTTCACTGGCTGTTAATGTTTGAACACAGTGTCCACAAATAGATGCAGGCATATTAAGGTAGAAAGGTGTATTAAATATTGGTAGGGACTGTCTCTGTCAGGCCGAAACAggtaagggcatgtccacacTTCAGAAAGTTATGCCTatgaagaaacctccagcagaaccagaaccagaatctggCTTAGTATAATCAGCCATCTGCCACTATGGGCTGGAGATttgagaaggcagaggagaatAGAGTTTGAACACTGCTGGTTGGTATTCTCAGTTCCTTGGATGTCTTTTTATATCCCTTTCCTGTTTTATACAGTTCAGTTGCATTTTCCCTTTTGTTACCCCATGACTCAGAAACATCAGCATTGAATGAAAGATGTAGTAGCCAAGAAAATCACTGATCTTTTATACAAACACATTACAAGTGTAGCAGGATGAAGCCTGCCCCAGGATTGAGGACACCTGGCACCTAATTACCTCCTAATGGGTGTGGAGAATAAAGGGAGACAGCAGGCAGACAGATAAATGCTCTATTAATCCCATGTGgggaaattgtttttgttatagCAGCTACAAGTGAAGTTATTCAATGTATGAATAAGGCTTTAATTCAGAGCAGTGTGACTTTACTGGACATGTTAGACTGGCTTCTGTCTTGGGTTTGTATAGCAAGCAGCCATACACAACAAAGGGCAGTTCAGTAAAATctaaggttttttattttttatttatttatttttttaagatgtgTTCCCAGAAAGATTGGAATATACACATTAGTTTCTTAAAGTGGAAAAGATTATCTCTGTTATGCAAAGTAAGCAGATACCTCTGCTTCCTCGTTGATTAGTTGCTTCCTTTTCTACATCCTGTTTCACAAACATGTTCAGGAAGGCTCACAAAAGTGCTAAATTTGCCTGTTTCAGGTCACACGGTCCTAACCAGTGACTTGGCAAATAATTTAAACTGGGAGGATCAGTTCCTTGTGCAAACAATACAATGTCaacacagcaaaaaacaaatgcagcagaGTATTTCTTCCTTTGCAAGCATACAGGCAAATTTATCTATATATATTATGtttaaatgcaatatttattgCCAATTGTTTCAGAAAGGGAAGAGGTCACTATagagattaatttcacattttaaactgttcTTTGCAGTTTTAATGATTATGGTATTTAGGTAAAGAAAACCAAAGATACACTGTCACTGTTCTAATGTTTACATTAGAGCAGTGGTCTCGAGCTGCATTCCTTGAGATCCAGAGTCCTGCAACATTTTGATAAGTCCCTTGTTTTATATTAAGTGATGAAACTGCTTCACTAGTATTACTAGCATACTAGTAATACTGGTATACTAGTAATACTCTGCAGAGCTTTGCTAATGAgctgctgaagcagagagacatctaaaGCTTGCAGGAGACCATCCCgttctgtgtgtgtgctcaGAGAAACAGCTGGGGAGAAGAAACTCTGTTGGTCAAAGCTGGTTTCCATAAATAGTAATCTCCAGCTCTAAAATGAAGGCAGAAACCTGAactgtttgtgtccaggatgtatGGGGTCTGCAGTGATTTCAGTTGCCCCTTttcctgaactttgacctgtaCAAGTCCTGGATGTAGGATAAGTCAGCACTGATAATCCGTCTCTATCCCACCTTTTCCCAAAAGCtaaggtattttattttaggatgCTCTCTGTACTGCTGTTTTATTACTGATATTTTTTCCTGTGACACGTCATTGAATCAGTCAAACAAATTCTGTTCCATCGGAATAAGCAGACAAGCACATACAAGGACCCGCTGCAGTTTGCTTATCAAATTGGAGTTGGAGTTGATGATGCCATCATACACCTTCTTCAGCAAACCCcactgtcatctggacaaagcaggcagcacCATGAGGATCATGATCTTTGATTTATCCAGTGTATCTAACACAATGCAGCCTGATCTTCTCTGGGAGAAACTCTAGAAGACACAAGAGGAGGCCTCAACATCGCCTTGATCTATATATGACTACCTAACAAACAGACAACAGTTTGTGAAACTGAAGGACTGAGTGTCTAACCAGGTGGTCAGCAACACAAGAGCACCACAGGGAACTGTACTGATGTACTGATGGACAAGAGTCTGAGTCATAAGTCTGTTGTTGAGTTTAATCTTTTCTGCCGTCATCTGatggggcagcagcatcagaaccagagaccgaaaaaggctcaacagcctgataaagaaggctggttctgttctggggatgACTGTGGAGCCTCTGAAGATGATTATGCAATGAAggatttttcataaaatcaagaaagatcagacagtctcatgaagatCATCCTCTTTATGAGACTGTCTTGAGAAAACagagtatcttcagtcagaggcttcttcagattcactgtaatacagtgaatccctttgggattaataaagtatttttgaatttgaatgtaCAGTAAGCTTTCTAAGATTATCTAATTTCCTTAATGTCAGGTTTCCTCATGTCTCAGGATTTTCTAAAAAGATATTATGATTGGTGCTCTTTGattgattaaatatatatatatatatatttcctaatgtaattattttctttttttccatgaatACATTTCAATTCCATGAATCTAAAACTATACTTCACATATAACTTTATCATTTTGTATATTAGTTCTTCAAAAGAAGCTGTAAAACTCTAACTATATGTAatacttttttcatttgtaaatttcaagtattttttttttatttatgtgacgTTTTAGGCCAGTTAAAGATGGGAAAAACTTTAGAGTAACTGCAATAGTATTGCAAACCAGAAGAAGGCAGTAAGGCGGGACAAGGGAAGCTAGCCGGTATTAAACGCCGAAGAAGAAGACGTCCGGCATGTGAAAGCAGAAACTTGTGATTGTGCGCGGCTGCTGAGCGTAAAAGGTAAGTTTTACAAGTTTATAGCAAAATCACAGAGAGAACACCTGTCACCTTCTCATGTTATACACCTTCTAAAGAGATAATGATGCAAACTTcagtctgaaagaaaatgtaccACGAATGGTAGCATAACGTTAGATTAGCAGACATCTTccggtgttttttttttcggaTTGGGAAACGAAACGGGGTTCTGTAATTATTGTCGATCAGTTAAACAGTGGAACATGTCTTagaatgtaacaaatatttataGGAACGTCAGCATTTAAAGTCAGttaaacagagaagaaaagtaTTTTCTATAATCAATCTAGTAGATGTGTCGAAATCTATTCGAAATCAgttagattaaaaaaacccaGGTTGTTTAATcgtattaaacattaaacatatttatgcacacgctcacacacaccttTGATGTGTGCTTTGATAAATTCCCTCGGACTATCATTTACACCTACACTGCAGTCCGGTAGGTGGCGGTAAATGCACCTTAAGTTGGTTTGCCATCCGCCCATAAAATACAGTAGTAGTTGTAGtatagtagaagaagaagacttTCAGTGGTTCAGCAGCAGGACTCAACTTGATTCTCAGctgttaaaacagaaacagttgtGTTTTCTGGAAACTTTGGCCTTGTGACTGAACAAACGCGCTCCTGCCCTGTAAACCTGGAGCTCTGGTTCTGTTCCGTAGATTCCTGGAAACAGCTACTTCGCattatttttccaaagaaaGACATGTCTTGTTCTGCTGGTGACCCAAACTTCTGTCAAGAATGCGGGAATGTTCTCCCGCTCCCCGGAATATCCAACACAGTCCGATGCCCTCGCTGCTCCTTCAGCATCCCTGTAACAGGTACTGTCCTCCTGATTCTGACCAACTAcattctatctatctataccTCCGTTTCTCTCTACATGTGTAtacatgtgtatatatatataaagagagaaaaatagacTTGATTTTGCTTCCTTGTGTTTATTACCCAGACTTCTCTGGCCTGGAAGTGTGTTCAGCTGTGGTGTTTAACCCTGAGCAGCAGTCATTAGTGGCTCTAAAGGATGATGATGGCTCGGAGCTGAAGGGACCTGTGGTAAGACCAGCCTGTTCATAGAGCTCCATGTGGTGCTAACGGttggaaatgtttaataatgagGCATTCTGCTATCCTCCAGATTGACAGACGATGTGCTCGCTGCAATAAAGAAGGGATGATTTACCACACTAGACAGATGAGATCTGCAGATGAAGGACAGACTGTGTTCTTCACCTGCATAAACTGCAGGTGACTTCAAGAGACCTTTACATTTCTTTACAGCTATGTGATGACTTTCCTCAGTTTCTATCTTTATGTTTTAGGTATCAAGAGAAGGAAGACTCCTGACAAAAATATTCCAAGTGTCTACAGGCAAATCTATTTACTACAAAACACTGCTGTCAGATCCAAGTTGGGTTCTGTACCTGGAATCTCACTTCAGAGGAAGTCTGTCAGGATTGTTGTGAACTAGACTCAACAAACTCTACTTTTCTTGTATGACTTGTTTGTGGTGGAAATAAAGTTTACAGTTAGTTAAAATTCACATGATGTTTcctaaattgttttaaatatgaacatttaGTAAAGATGGTCaattaatataaacaaaaatgtagagatgtacaattataaaaatgtgtggCAATATCAACATCTTAtaataatattgctgttatggctGGTAACCAGTATTTGCCAGTATTACATAGTTTTCCCGACTATACAGAATCTAagactatatttttttttcttttttcttcagtcaagcccaaaataaatttgtaaagtAGTTGCCTTTCTTTAAATaaggaaaatatgcaaaacccCTTTAAAGGGGCTTTGGATCTACAATGATCCAAAGCATATTCTGTTCCTAagtaagtttatttataaagcgcttttcacagacataaaatcacaaagagtTGTACAATAGAAATCAACCTTAAAACCATACAAAACATAAAGCACAATAAAATCTAGAGATAAAAGCctgggaaaatgaaaatgtttttagtttgcttttttaaaacttccaCAGAGTCAGCAAAACGGAGCTGCAAGGGCCAGCTATTCCACATCCTTGGGGCCTCCGACTGAAAGGCCCGGTCCACTTTAGGTTTTAACCGTGTTCGTAGAACAACCAAGAGATTCAGAGTCTGAGAACAAAGaccacaagcagcagaatgttTAGTTAAAAGATGACAAAGATAATCAGGAGACTGGCCATGTAATGCTCTGTAGGTCGGCACaagaactttaaaacaaaattctaaAATCAACTGAGCCAGTTAGAACAGGAGTGATGACATAACTTAGTGGATTTGGTGAGAAGTCTGGGTGCTGCATTTTGTATTGACTGCAAACGTGAAATTGAGGATTTATCCAGGCAGTTAAAAAGGGCATTACAGTCCAGACCAGATGACACGAAAGCATGAATGATTTTCTCTAGGTCAACTCTGGAGattatttgtctaattttagaaatgtttcttaaaCGAAAGAATGTGCCTTAATATGTGAGTCGAAGCCTAATGATGAATCAAATGTGACACCTAgatttttttacctttgattTCACTAGCAGGCAGAAGGATGCAATTGTTTGGCTGATATCTTGATGAAAGTGACTGGGAGCAATAATCATAGTTTCTTTCTTACTGGTGTTTAGAACCAGAAAGTTACTGGAGAGCCAGTCACTGATACGGGACAAACACTGGACAAGGATGGCCAACCTGTCCAGTTGATGTGgtctaaatgaaaaatacaattgAACCAAGaatgtgtaattatttttagctactctagtttaattatgtttagtTTGCAGGACTGCGAGATTCATTTCCTAGTCCTCTGTGACTGTCTCTGGCCCCATGTGCCCAAACCTTcatatcttcttcttcttcttcttttccttttttatggcggttggcaaacaacttttagatgtgcattaccgccatctactggaatggagtgtggatcgggaCGCTAACTATATACACCcccctaaaaacaaaacaaacaaaacaataataaaaaataaataaataaataaaaaaataataataataaaataacaacacttaaatcttttctatcaattttgttttcttcagataattaattaaataacttatatctttagaattagaaatttttcccaaaatatcttgtaaatttaactgtaatttattttcttgtaaccaGCTAACTAATTTCCTTCTCTCAACAGAATATTTGgtacagaacaacaaaacatgttttactgtctcttcttgaccgcaaaaatcacaacttccagtttgatgttttcctattttaaataaattactgtttaacCTTGTATGTCCAAAACGCAACCTAGATATaactgtttcctcttttctattCCGTCCCGTTCTCCTCATTGCaccaacttttctttgaatactGTACAGCCATCTACCAGTTCTATCTTCCTCCCACTGTCTCTGCCATCTTTCCTTaaccttttgtttaataatagatTTGATTTCTTCTCTACTAAATGGAACTAATATATCAATAACACTATATTTTGAAGCTTAAACCTTCATATCTCTCTCTcagtctctctttctttctttctttctttctttctcagttTGCCTTCTGCTCTTTCCCCTCACATCTGCAACCTGTTAGCTAATCAGCCCAGGTCTATTGTCCCAGCATTCACTCTCCCAGTATTTGATCTCACCCTTTTCATACTCTCCTCACGCCTTCTGTTTTTTCCCTGGTTTCGCCGCATTCTActtgtgtcttatttttatttgactctGGTGTcctgtgtttttgtatgtttgttttctcagcattctttattaaatcttcaaaatcaCCTGCTGCCTTTACctctctgcatttgggtccactttaaaaaaacacacgcAACATGACAACTATATTGGGGGAGACATTTTGTACTGAACTGCGGgcttaatgaaaataattttttctataGTGTTTAAATAGACACATATTTATTGCTTACATGTAAAATTCTTGCCTTAGTTTGCCATCcgccaataaaatacaaaagaagaagaatatttATATCTTAAATGTCGTTTCGTTAACTGTAAGCGGGAAATCAACAGACAAGCTAGAAAGCATCAATGctgtaggtggcggtaatgctccTTTAAGGAGGGTTACAAACCGCCAAAGAGCAGaagaagtaaaaggaaaaagaggacTGTGACCATGTTATTTTGTTCAAAGTAAATTTCTACAACGAAGAGTTTGTCGTCCTGTCTTACTCTCCTTCACGGTTCGTTGCCAAATAACcgtgaaggtttttttttttgacaaggtTGTGTTTCTCGTCCGATCCAGACGAGAAACACAACCaatttaaacacaatttaagACAGGTCGACAGGGTCATCCtgccttaattttttttttacagaatataTATGTTCTGATTATACTAATGCAAGGAAGATAGAGCAGCTGTTAACAGATTTTAGAGGTGAGTAGTATGTAGAGACGACCAGCAGCATGTAGTTATGATTGTTGAAATATTTCGGTTCTGTGGCAGATCATGAAGCTGCGGGTCCAGTTGCAGTGTAAGAATCTCCATGAATACTTAAGAGAACTGAATCCTGAGATACTGGACAGACTGTATAACCACCCAGCAACATGTCTGGCTGTCTACAGGTATGTACCACCCTGTGTTGGACTTGTATTCTGTATACCCAGCCTCTGCCTGTAATATTAAATCCAAGATGTTCTGTTTCCAGGGAGCTTCCCTCACTAGCTAAGAACTATGTGATGCGGATGCTGTTCCTGGATCAGCCTCTCCCCCAGGCAGCTGTGGCACTTTGGGTACAAAAAAATAGTCAGAGGTGAGCGAGTCCCTTATCTTACATTAGTAAAAGTGTTACCACACAAAGAGCATCT from Xiphophorus maculatus strain JP 163 A chromosome 13, X_maculatus-5.0-male, whole genome shotgun sequence encodes:
- the znrd1 gene encoding DNA-directed RNA polymerase I subunit RPA12; the protein is MSCSAGDPNFCQECGNVLPLPGISNTVRCPRCSFSIPVTDFSGLEVCSAVVFNPEQQSLVALKDDDGSELKGPVIDRRCARCNKEGMIYHTRQMRSADEGQTVFFTCINCRYQEKEDS